tatttagtttacaattttaatatataaatttagtctctctatcATTACTCTTTTGGAAATGACGAGTTCTATACTGAGAGAGAGGATCCTTGtcgatcctctttgtgaggatctcggaGATCCTCTTTATCGTGCATTGTGAGActagtttttgtcaagtatgatttatatttaattttaaattaaaaaattacataatttctgaccgtacgatataAAATAAACGAATATGATTTAAAGATTTCGGAAATCCTCGTAAGGAGGATGCAGCGAGGATTCTCCCTTGTATACCGATCTATTATTATAGTAGCCCACTTCTGCAAAATGGAGAACCATGCGTTAAAAGCACATACACGGAAATTGAAGCACAGGCTCCCATACAAGGCCAGCCTCTGCAGGAGGGGACCCCACCCACGTGGGTTGTACAGCCACTTGTTGGATTGAATATTGAGCCCAATGGCTCTTTTGACTAATCGAGACATTAACCTCATTTAAGTGATTTAGATGGTGAAATGATGACTAATTAATTACTTGTCAATTAATTGGTGAAATGaggataattaattttttttggtataATTGAAGCAAATCATTCTTTGTCAACTTAGATTCGATGTTATATATCCATATACTAGTAAacataaatttattataaacaCTAACAACAGTACCACACTTAGATTGAATGTGtttcttatatatatttcatgtgttttgtgttttatgcatatttattatgtattttatattctttcataatctttcatgaaattttttatatcGATTTATAGTGTAAAAGTAAAAATCCAAACATGCACATTTGATGGCATGTCAGTGGTTAATTTGATTTCCTTCATATTTATGGtgctaattaatatgttttatgtaaaaGAAATTGCATTTCGTCGGTACGCATTGCATGAAAGAGGAAAAAATAATGTCCAAAGAatcattttattatataaacgAAAGAAAAAGGTAAATAATTGTAGCTGAGTGGTTTCCAACTAATGATAGTGTGATGAGACAATGAATTGACCCATCAAGATCATCAGATTTATGAATATGTGGCGTATGGAAAAAGAACGTGTCGGTAACAAAaaaccaaattgtttgatgaaatgatATTGCAACGAAAGAGATGAGAAGTTTCGTGTCAACTTTAATCATTCACTTTATCACAGTCACATCGAAAGGTAGTAACTACGAAGCTGCTTCGTTGGTAGGGAGAAAAGCATGATGACTGATCTATATACCAAGAGAGAGTCCATTGTCCATACACTAAACCATACTGCATATTCCAATTATCCGAGAGGCTTTTTTCTTTAGTTTATGGTCTGGCTTTAATTCTCCTATGGCCAATCAAATTGTCCCTTCTttactaaaagttaaaactcaGCGGAAGTTAactgttcattaacagtgtTGCTGAGCAAATTTTTTTGGTCTTCTGGATTGTGCAGTGATTTGGCAACTCTGCCCCTCTCTTTCGTGGTTGGCTCTTCGTCGTTCTTCACACCGAAGTCGCTGGAAGGGTTTGCAATTGCCATCGTTTTTTCTGCTTATTTCTTTCCGTCTCTCTCTTCAATCCGATCTCATCGCTTAGAAATTTGGTTGTTCTGTTTGTTTCTGCCGTCTTCTGCAAACGAATCGCGTCGTTTTAGATGCGATTCTTCATCTgttattttactttttgtttggttatcaagaaaattttcaaattcatttttgttAGATTCAAGTCTTGGTCTTTCGCGTTGACTGATTTCTTATTTTTGGGCCGATTACGTTGTTTATTTCAGGAAAGATTGGTCTtgcaattttagggtttttgctGCCGCGTGTTTGCAGGCCCTTTTCCAATTAAGGTATGTAATTCATGTTCATTCTCTTCGAATTTTCCCATTTAAATCTTTCATCTTTGATCTCAATTCTTTAATTCCAAGGCCCCTGTTTCCAGATCTTCATCTGTTCCTTCCATTTACACAAGCTCTTAGCCGTTGGTCTGATTCCGCGTCCCGTACATAAAGCATTCAACTTTCCAGGTTGGGAATCCgagtttccctttttttttttgtgcttttcAGTCAATTAAGCATGTCATTTGAAGATCAATTTAACTTTTGTCCATGTGACCTAAACCATTGAACTCTACAGGATAATTTGATTagaaaatcctttttttttccctactTTTGAATGAATCAAGCAAGGCATTTTAAAGCtctgtataaaaaattatataaactaACTAAAatttttttccccttcttttGAATGAATTAAACATGTTATTTCAAAATTAGTGTGGTGTATTGAAATTGCAATAAAAAAATGTTGACTCTTTTTCATGGCAACTTATTTTGAAGAGATTTATAATGTTGTCTGTCATGTTAAAATTTTGGATcagtttttttaaattttttatcagtTCTCTATCTTTGCAGttgaattgaattattctaaGGTACATAAATTTGGCAGTCATATTCGTGGGacctcaattttctttttgttatgaTGAGTGGTTTGAGTGATGTTACAGCTTTGTTCCATGTTTCTGTGGAGGTTTgatctttttttatttggaatTGTCTGCAGATTAATATcagcgtaaaaaaaaaaaaattctgcgAATTTGGATTCCAATTCTTCTGCACCTCATCTATCAAACTGATTGGTCATTCTATATATTTGTAAGTATTCCCTCTGCAGATATTGTAtgaaatattttatttctttcttttcttggtcaACTGTATAATTATTTTCTGTGAGACTCAGAATCTTATGGGCCTCTATTATTAacaaaaacaatattattttttccTGAGTTGCATATTAATTATCATAACACTCTCCTACATGTTAACTATCAATTTACAGACTTAACAACCCTCCACAAACTGAATCAATATTTTTTCACACCCTACAGTACAACTTTAACTATTGTATTACATCTATATTGTTTCTTACAATTCCTCCATCACCAGGTCAAAACTGAACCATCTGTTATCCCTATCTGTTTATTCCTTACTATAAAAATGACGAATACACGTGTCTGTAAAACTTTTTACAAATCTCATACAGACACTTTATAAACCTGCAACAACGCGGTCACAATTGCTAGTATATAACAAGAGAGAGTCCATTGTCCATACACCATACCATAATTACGAGGATTCTGTTAGCTTTTTCGTGAACTCATTATTCCTATACGTACCCCACCTTCCACATTTGTAGACAATGAACTTGTTTtaatgtacttttaaaatgactgaaagtgtttttagagaaaatatttttggtttttaaaagcacttaaatGTTTTCTATAAGAAGCATTCCATGGAGAACTTTAAGTGATTTTTAAGAATTTATTAGCATTTTTACTAATGAttgtttctaaaaatattttcatcaaaaacgcttttaattaattattttaaaaatacatcTAAACGAGCTCAATGTCTCTGCTCTCCACATGGTTGCGAATCCGGTCTTCGATGCTTAAACTCGTCACTTTAAAACAGAGAAAAATCATGTGTGGCTCATTTATTCAGCCTaactattaattaattaaatccagCGAATAAAAAGAATACAACACAAAGACGTGGCCTTTGAAAAGAGGCAAATGGTTCGGAATTATAAAGTCATTGGTGAAGAAAAGCCATGGGTGATGACAAATATCAATGAATAATAAAATACAGACAAAACCAAGGTGAGTCGGTAGCTcgtcaaagaaacaaaaagttccAAAGGcataacaaaacaaattaataagATACATCTTCGTTCAATTAAAGACCACGTGCCAACaaaccattttatatttttcagtcGTCTGTGTTTATCTTAGAATATCATTACGGATCGTTCCATCAAAAATAGTAAACAGTAGCTTACCACGAAACTTCCTCTCTTTTAAGTTAAAGGtaatacttgaaaaataaaatttgtaaactaattaATGTcgttaatataaaaataagcACGCTAAATCGTTAATCAATATCCAAATAATAACACAATCgttaatttttatgtaatttactttACAAATTTAATCGTCCTGACATTACGTTTAAATTAATATTCGCTTTTTAAATGAAGTTGCTAAGAAGTTTCCTATCTGTCAACTTGACCCCGTTCACATTGAAAGGTTGCTGGTATCTAGGAAACTGCTTGGTAGGTAGGGAGAAAAGCATGAGGACTAACATGACAAAGAGAGAGTCCACATTCACATTGAAGGTGGAGGAAACTGCTGATTCCTACATAGCAAGATAAGTATGCATAGCAAGAGCGAAGTCTTGACACGAATACCAGTCCAGAATCCACAAtcaatcctttgaaaggttcttTAGTTTACCTGGATTTCTCCAATGAATAATCAACTTGTCCCCtgctcctcttcctcttcttctaccTTTTGTATCGATAGTACTCCTTCGTGGAGATATGATGTCTTTTTGAGCTTTAGAGGAGAGGATACACGCACCACTTTTACAGATCATTTATACAAGGCGTTGGTCGACAAGGGAATCCACACCTTCATTGATCGCCAACTTGTAAGAGGAGAAGAAATATCACCAGCGCTCCTCCAAGCAATTGAAGAGTCAAGAATTTCTCTCGTCATATTCTCTAAAACCTATGCAGCTTCAAGGTGGTGCTTGGACGAGCTCGTCAAGATTCTTCAATGTAGACAGTCAAAGCAACAAATAGTTTTGCCAGTTTTTTATAAGGTGGATCCGTCCCATGTACGAAATCAAACGAGTAGTTTCGGTGACGAGTTCAAAAAACTTGAGTGCAAATTCGAGGACAATAAGGAGAAGATCCTCGCATGGAGGAGTGCTCTTAGAGAAGCAGCAAATTTGTCAGGACATCCTCTCAAGGAAGGAGAGTACGTATATTTCTTCCCCCTTACCGTGTATTTATATAATTAGTTTCCAGGAATAATATCATCAGTATAGTTAATTACTAGTGCATTTTGGATAGAAACATAGAAATATTTTCAAGTACACTTTTTTATTAATATCGTGTAATTTTCCTTTCTATTTGTTTTTACATTCTTTTCTACGTTTTTCTGAAAtatagccaaaaaaaaaaagttcagtGATTAATTGTGTGATTTGTTTTTAACTGCTAGCTATGAAGCTACGTTAATCGGCAACATTGTTGAGGATATCTTACTCAAAGTACTTGATGGCACATATTTGGATGTGGCCAAATACCCGGTTGGAATACAATCTTGCGTACAAGAGGTGAAATATCTTTTAGGTGCTGATGGAAATGGTCGTCGTGTGGTTGGGATTTGGGGGACATCTGGAATAGGCAAGACAACAATTGCAAGAGCGGTTTATAATGCAATTGCTCGCAAGTTTCAAGTTTGTTGTTTCCTGGCAGATGTTAGAGAAACATTGACATCACTTGAAGGCCTAATCCAACTACAAAAGACTTTTCTATCTAAAATTCTACGTGGCACAAAGTTGGAAATTGTCGGTGTTCATGATCGAATCGGACTTATAAAGAAACTGTCGAGGCAAATGAAGATTCTCTTAATTCTTGATGATGTGGATCAATTGGAGGAGCAGATAAAAAACTGGGTTGATGTCGATTGTTTCGGTGAGGGTAGCAGGGTGATCATAACCACAAAAGATAGAAGTTTGCTAGATTTTTATGGAGGCCAGTGGATATATGAAGTCAAAATGTTAGAAGACGACAAAGCACTTGAGCTTTTTAGTTTGAATGCTTTCGAAAGAAATAGACCTCCAGATGATTATATGAGCCTCGCACGACGTGCAATAGCCTATGCTCAAGGCCTTCCGTTGGCTCTTAATATTATAGGTACTCATTTGCGTAATAAACGTATAGATCGTTGGCAAGATATATTGGATGGTTACGTTTCTTACCATGGAGAACCTTAtacaattattgaaaaaatacttCGAAAAACTTATAATGCATGGGATTTTGGCCTGCAACAAGTTTTCCTAGACATTGCATGTTTCTTTAAGGGTGAAGATAAAGACTACGTGTTACAAATATTGAGAAGTTCGACGCTCAATGTACGTGAAGATTGTATTGAAGTACTCGTTGAGAAAGCCATTATAACTATTGAACATGATCGGATTTTGATGCATGACTTGCTACAAAAAATGGGTAAGCAAATAGTTTACGAAGAATCTCCCACTGAACCAGGCAAGCGGAGCAGGCTGTGGTTTTATGAAGATGTGTACAATGTTCTAACTGAAAACCAAGTAAGTAGAATATATGTTCTTGCATTTGATTTGGCATGATATTGAACAGAGAAcacaaaaattttaaaacagGGGTTGTGTTATGTTTGTTAATTAAACGACATGGTTTGTTAAcaatatttcattatttttttccaTCTTAGGGAACAGAGAAAATTAGACGTATTGTGGTGGAGTCGCTCAAATCAGATGTGAATGTGATACCCTTGAATCCAGAAAGCTTCTTGGGGATGgtaaaacttgaaatttttatAAACCGTAATGCACAATTTTCTGGACGCGTTGATTATTTGCCCAACAGTTTAAGGTGGATTGACTTGGGTGAACCATTCATTAAACATACGGTTGTGCTCAATTTGTCAtccaattttcatccaagaaATCTTGTTTGTTTTGATGTGCCACACTGTGGCATAAGACAACTGAAGGAATTTAAGGTACAtactttaaattattttgaatcatattattatttaaacataTATTTTATCTCCCAAAGAAATACTCAAGTGttttattatattctttttaaAGCATgtgaacttttgttttgtttttgtttttggttttataGGATTTTGCAAAGCTTACACTGATGAATTTAAGTGGTTGCgaatttttggaaaaaattCCTGACTTATCCGGAAGCACAAACATAAGGAAGTTGGATCTAAGTGGCTGCACAAGTTTGGTCGAGGTTGATGATTCAGTTGGATTCCTCGATAAACTTGAAGAATTGAGTCTTAGTGGGTGCTCTAAGCTTACGAGGTTTGCAACAAGACTTGGATTGAGATCCCTTCAAGAGCTTGATCTCGAAGGTTGCACAAGGCTGGAGAGATTTCCAGAAATAGAGAAGGACAAGATGAAATCTCTGACGTATTTGAATATAGGAAAAAGTGGCATAAGAGAATTGCCTTCATCAATTGCGTATCTTGTTGGGCTTACGTACTTGAAGGCACATGGTTGTGAGTTGCAAAATGTCCCCGAGTTATCCGGAAGcatagagtacttggatcttaGTGGGTGCTCTAAGCTTACGAGGTTTGCAACAAGACTTGGATTGAGATCCCTTATAGAGCTTGATCTTTCTGGTTGCACAAGTTTGGAGAGATTTCCAGAAATAGAGAAGGACAAGATGAAATCTCTGTCGTATTTGGAGATGGGAAAAACTGGCATAACAGAATTGCCTTCATCAATTGCGTATCTTACTGGGCTTATAGACTTGAATGCAAATGGTTGTGAGTTGCAAAATGTCCCCGACTTATCCGGATGCCCAAACATAGAGCACTGGGATCTAAGTGACTGCACAAGTTTGGTCGAGGTTCATGATTCAGTTGGATTCCTTGATAAACTTCAAAATTCTCTCCCTCTCGGAGGTTGCAGAAGGCTCGAGAGTTTCCCAGAAATAGAGGGAAAGAAGGCTCGGAGGTTACAGCTGTCTCTTAATCTTTCCGGATGCAAATTATCAGAAAGTGATTTCCTTGTGCCTCTTGATTGCTGGTCCGAATTAAGAGAACTTAATCTGTCGAGAAACAATTTTGTTAGCCTTCCGGATTGTATTAGCGAAGCTGTCAACTTGAAGACATTTGACTTGAGGGATTGCAAGACGCTTCGGGAAATTCCAGTCCTTCCACCAAAACTAGAATCGTTACATCTGGATGATTGCACATCATTGGAGAAAATTCCAAAACTGCCCCCGAGGCTTAGGCTTCTTGACCTGTCTAACTGCTCTAGACTAAGTGGTGATGAGGTGGCAAAGTTGTTAGCGGCAAAGTTGGAAAACGAGTGGTTGAATGAGGTTGGTCTCTCTTCTTCTTAATTTATgttcaaatgaaaattaattttgttgataCTTGAAAGAGAGATCAGATCACAAATGTTTGTTATTTGTTAACTATGTATATCTATAATTGCAGGAAATTGGTCCGCGCTCTCAATTGAACATTATTTACCCAGGAAATGAAATTCCAAAGTGGTTCAGCTATACCTCTAACCATCCCACAACCATTCAACCTCCACTAAAACATCCACGGGATGTATATGACAGTGAATTTCGTTTTGAAATTCCTCTAAAATTACAAGTGGGGGAGACGTTAACTGGATTGTTGGCTGTATCTTTTGTTCTTGAACCATCGACTACCCCAATGCTTTTTATCATCATTTTAAGGAGCTAAAGGCAACTCATGTGATTGTTACGACATTGAGTTTATGGAAGAAGGAGATGCAGGGAGATATTTGTCAAGTTGGAATTCGTATGTGCAAAGAGCGTCCCATTAAACGCTGCGGCGTGCACTCCCTATTGCGCAACCAAAACAGTGGATCCTCACCTTCGGAGGATGAGGAGGATGAGGAGCAAGAGCAAGAGCAACCGTCCGACTCAAATGTTCCTTTTGATATTGAGGAGGATGAGGAGCAGCTTCACTTGCCTCTGAGACCACCGAGCAGTCTTGGGAAGAGGCCTCGTCCACGTGGATCCTCAGATATCGTCGATGATGCATATGATCAGCAACAGCAATGGCTTTCCTCATCTTCGGAGCCAGCAGATGATCATCCAAAACGCAGACAGATTGATCTCAATGTTCCTTTTGATATTGAGGAGGATGAGAAGCAAGAGCAACCGACTGCTTCAGATGATCCGCAATTTCTGATTTCTTAGGAGTTTGGGTACGTACATATTGGTTTGCACTTTACTAATCTCTAAAACTAAGAGACGGTTTGATGACCATTTCATTGTTCTATTATCTTGCGTTTGCCTTTCTGtcttctttttatatatataaactacatattaatagaacATTCATTGTTAACCAAACCCTCACCTACATGTGATTTCAAACTATcaaaattttgctgttttttttttaaacctcacctacatgtgattctatcaaatctctaattaaaaataaataaattaaagctcTCTCCCCACtccaacattctctctctcttcctctctcctactttaaaaacaaaaataaaaagctttCATGCACACTTTGTGTGTGGTTATATGCTAtagtatatgataaaaaaaattagtaactAAAACTCAATTGGTAACAACTAGCGACTGTTAACAAAAATCTACTAATCACAACTTCAAATCAAAGACTTCTTCCATTCTATCATTTACACTTGCTTTTCTCTTACCTAAAATCtaaaaatatcatcaataaaaaacgGAAATATCATTAGGCTGATGAAATCAATGGAAAGTTGTTTCTACAAGATAAAGTCGTCTACAAATCAACTCAAAGTTGATATCAATAGAAATCTACGGAGCTAAGCTGGTTTGTACATTATTATGAAAAAGCATGAACAACGGACTTCCAAACAACCATGTAGGAACTTCCAATTCAGTCCTCAAATGCCAGCAATGGAGAAAAGCTTCTCCAACATTTGCTCCTCAGTAATATAATATTAGCCTTCAATATGCAGAAACCACATTTGTATCCTAAAGATATCTGTGACTGTGAGTGAGTAAGCCACAGCCCTCGACTAACAAAACCAAATTCTAATTAGTTCAAACAAACAACAATGGAAGGAAAACATACTTCATATTCATATACCACAGAAGTAGACAGAGTAGATAAAACCTATAAAGAACTATTCGTTTCACCCCAATTCATCTACCTCCAACATAAATTATTTACTTTGTAAACTATTTCATATTTGTTTCCCTTCTTTCACTCACCTTGACCCGCCATCATACTCTATGAGTTTGACTGCAGTGCTCAAACAACACCTATACGACTCAACTCTTCTACGTGAACTAACTTGAAAAATGTTACCATGAGAATCGGAAGAGAACATCTGCACTAGTAGTTAAACACATACAACCTTTGCATACCTCAGTTTACTTTTAACTTTGAACTGACATCGAAGGATAATGTTGAATCAATAGGATCATTACCTCCTCAGCAATCTGTTGATAAATGAGAACAAAAACGAATAGGATTATACACTGAAGGGTTAATATTCTAGAAATCACAAAAACATGGAAACCACAACAGTCGAGCATCCAAAAGAAAGGCATGATGTGTACTTTTTCAGTTAATCCAGGCCTTTTTCAGATACACGAATGAAAGAAGTAATATGAATTCAACACTAATTACCTAAAAACTTGGTTTTATTCAGATATATAAACCTACAAGGAGAAATGGGATTATAAGTACAAAATTTCTACAAGGTGATCAAAGAACTACATCATTTGGATGAACATGTAAAGCAACTACTCCTCTGTTCCTGTCTTTATTAATCAAGTATCCACACAGAGACGGTAGAATTGTAGGACTACTGTTTAATCACGAGTCGGGGATCATCTAAAGTGAGAAAACTCCTTCACATACACATTTAAATACAATTAACTGAATAGCCATGGCATTAAAATCAATCATTCACTTTCTAATTTATAAGTAGCAACAAGAGCATCTCTCTCTTAAATTCCCTCGCTATCTCCACCAGCTGTTGATTTTGTGAACAATAAAGGACCCATAAAAGGCAAAAGGCAAGACACCGTAGGCTGCAACTTTAACCCAAACTCCATCCCAGTAAATCTAACCAAACttagagaaaaaataaaaaaataaaacgaacTGAAACGAGGCATTTTGTGAGTTTCTAGGGTTCTATACGATGCGAAACTTAAAACGAAACTTAGAGAATTTAGATTTATGACTTACGTATTAACAACCAGAAATCGCAG
This is a stretch of genomic DNA from Malus domestica chromosome 02, GDT2T_hap1. It encodes these proteins:
- the LOC103453800 gene encoding disease resistance protein RUN1-like isoform X2 gives rise to the protein MNNQLVPCSSSSSSTFCIDSTPSWRYDVFLSFRGEDTRTTFTDHLYKALVDKGIHTFIDRQLVRGEEISPALLQAIEESRISLVIFSKTYAASRWCLDELVKILQCRQSKQQIVLPVFYKVDPSHVRNQTSSFGDEFKKLECKFEDNKEKILAWRSALREAANLSGHPLKEGDYEATLIGNIVEDILLKVLDGTYLDVAKYPVGIQSCVQEVKYLLGADGNGRRVVGIWGTSGIGKTTIARAVYNAIARKFQVCCFLADVRETLTSLEGLIQLQKTFLSKILRGTKLEIVGVHDRIGLIKKLSRQMKILLILDDVDQLEEQIKNWVDVDCFGEGSRVIITTKDRSLLDFYGGQWIYEVKMLEDDKALELFSLNAFERNRPPDDYMSLARRAIAYAQGLPLALNIIGTHLRNKRIDRWQDILDGYVSYHGEPYTIIEKILRKTYNAWDFGLQQVFLDIACFFKGEDKDYVLQILRSSTLNVREDCIEVLVEKAIITIEHDRILMHDLLQKMGKQIVYEESPTEPGKRSRLWFYEDVYNVLTENQGTEKIRRIVVESLKSDVNVIPLNPESFLGMVKLEIFINRNAQFSGRVDYLPNSLRWIDLGEPFIKHTVVLNLSSNFHPRNLVCFDVPHCGIRQLKEFKDFAKLTLMNLSGCEFLEKIPDLSGSTNIRKLDLSGCTSLVEVDDSVGFLDKLEELSLSGCSKLTRFATRLGLRSLQELDLEGCTRLERFPEIEKDKMKSLTYLNIGKSGIRELPSSIAYLVGLTYLKAHGCELQNVPELSGSIEYLDLSGCSKLTRFATRLGLRSLIELDLSGCTSLERFPEIEKDKMKSLSYLEMGKTGITELPSSIAYLTGLIDLNANGCELQNVPDLSGCPNIEHWDLSDCTSLVEVHDSVGFLDKLQNSLPLGGCRRLESFPEIEGKKARRLQLSLNLSGCKLSESDFLVPLDCWSELRELNLSRNNFVSLPDCISEAVNLKTFDLRDCKTLREIPVLPPKLESLHLDDCTSLEKIPKLPPRLRLLDLSNCSRLSGDEVAKLLAAKLENEWLNEEIGPRSQLNIIYPGNEIPKWFSYTSNHPTTIQPPLKHPRDVYDSEFRFEIPLKLQVGETLTGLLAVSFVLEPSTTPMLFIIILRS